A genomic window from Spiroplasma helicoides includes:
- a CDS encoding MBL fold metallo-hydrolase — protein sequence MKKILSILSGISLTLTSCSSLVSCKSNNETYSNNQIDENKISYYTLSIGNGLFSYMQIGSKAIIFDAGIGLDPDASWTGDLHKGNEFATNFLKWTGVESIEAIFLSHNHSDHYGNLDAITKNFNVANIVLPYHGNSIKSRFVSSKSNSSVDNEKIYVNSNTKLTNFSEKYNFLNIDFYNWSYSEQKYMKTLAFKDENNASTILYFKVNNKSFLLPGDAEQGLGDRLVKNGNLQFENVDVYQVAHHGSKNSLGQNFVDKVKPNICYVSGTNGDSADYKEWGGDHIFPTSQATTNTSSCKERYLTGKVLSDTNSDKQDGDINVNAEWAKESDYLYQNASYEFRFLKDGNISKYYFENTVANESFLKNTEVQKPNYEEYLQNHKLV from the coding sequence ATGAAAAAAATACTTTCAATACTTAGTGGTATTAGTTTAACTTTGACTTCTTGTTCAAGTTTAGTTTCATGTAAGTCTAATAATGAAACATATTCAAATAATCAAATAGATGAGAATAAAATTTCTTACTATACACTTTCAATCGGTAATGGACTTTTCTCATATATGCAAATTGGTTCAAAAGCAATAATTTTTGATGCTGGTATTGGATTGGATCCAGATGCTAGCTGAACTGGAGATTTACATAAAGGTAATGAGTTTGCAACTAACTTTTTAAAGTGAACTGGTGTAGAATCTATAGAAGCTATTTTTTTAAGTCATAATCACAGTGACCATTATGGTAACTTAGATGCAATTACTAAAAACTTTAATGTAGCAAATATTGTTTTACCATATCACGGAAATAGTATAAAAAGCAGATTTGTATCAAGTAAATCAAATTCTAGTGTTGACAATGAAAAAATATATGTTAACTCTAATACAAAACTAACAAATTTTTCAGAGAAGTATAATTTTTTAAATATAGATTTTTATAACTGAAGTTACTCAGAACAAAAGTATATGAAAACTTTAGCTTTTAAAGATGAAAATAATGCGTCAACAATTTTATACTTTAAAGTTAACAATAAATCCTTTTTATTACCAGGTGATGCCGAACAAGGTCTAGGTGATAGATTGGTTAAAAATGGTAACTTACAATTTGAAAATGTGGATGTTTATCAAGTTGCCCATCATGGAAGTAAAAACTCTTTAGGTCAAAATTTTGTTGATAAAGTAAAACCAAATATTTGTTATGTATCTGGAACCAATGGTGATAGTGCTGATTATAAAGAGTGAGGTGGAGATCATATCTTCCCAACTTCACAGGCAACTACAAATACTTCATCATGCAAAGAAAGATATTTAACCGGAAAAGTATTGAGTGATACTAATAGTGATAAACAAGATGGTGACATAAATGTAAATGCAGAGTGAGCAAAAGAAAGTGATTACTTATATCAAAATGCTTCATATGAGTTTAGATTTTTAAAAGATGGAAATATTTCAAAATATTACTTTG
- a CDS encoding carbohydrate ABC transporter permease: MKKIITQSNFKIISSTYKNKIEELKRTNDIDAKKKIEDEKINYWNKVVALEKETNFANFKEINTYRKIKIKYTNKNFEINKDNKLLKFEQKFNKTQQIDKINNEASVLTQKVIFNSFKIFIINIYFKIINLFYKKKNKIVNYKYNKLLEKQILFTNTMAGETFWKKFTRKSIQGTFLFFMAVIIIFPFYWMILTSVRGLDEFDPLSPTSFFPNSLTWDAYEKLFEYVGGSSSMFKVTMQRFFINSILISFATTILQLLVSVVAGFGLANWKTKPQGVILIVMFATVMVPGEAMIIGQYIYIVQLGLKNTFWSLVVPFISNVFSIYLMANAFSNVGRSVKSAAKVDGLSTFKYFWKVALPSVRSTIVTSFIISLISSWNAVLWPTMVLGSNSEWVTLPMLLWNLMSVQGGIPGDLLENYARDPQNLKMAGAVASILPMIIIFVFANKLIIKGISRDRGDKG, translated from the coding sequence ATGAAAAAAATTATTACGCAAAGTAATTTTAAAATTATTTCCAGTACCTATAAAAATAAAATAGAAGAATTAAAAAGAACTAATGATATTGATGCTAAAAAGAAAATTGAAGATGAAAAAATTAATTACTGAAATAAAGTTGTTGCTCTTGAAAAAGAAACAAACTTTGCTAATTTTAAAGAAATTAATACATATCGAAAAATCAAAATTAAGTACACAAATAAAAATTTTGAAATAAACAAAGACAATAAATTACTTAAATTTGAGCAGAAATTTAACAAGACTCAACAAATAGATAAAATTAATAACGAAGCAAGTGTTCTTACACAAAAAGTTATATTTAACTCGTTTAAAATATTCATAATAAATATATATTTTAAAATTATCAATTTGTTTTATAAAAAGAAAAACAAAATTGTAAATTATAAATACAATAAACTTTTAGAAAAACAAATTTTATTTACAAATACGATGGCTGGTGAAACTTTTTGAAAGAAATTCACTAGAAAATCCATACAAGGGACATTCTTGTTTTTCATGGCTGTCATAATAATATTCCCCTTTTATTGGATGATACTAACGTCAGTTAGAGGTTTAGATGAATTTGATCCATTATCTCCAACTAGTTTTTTTCCAAACTCATTAACATGAGATGCTTATGAAAAACTTTTTGAATATGTTGGGGGAAGTTCATCTATGTTCAAAGTAACTATGCAAAGATTTTTTATAAATTCAATTTTAATTAGCTTTGCAACAACAATACTACAACTATTAGTTTCGGTTGTAGCAGGTTTTGGACTTGCAAACTGAAAAACAAAACCTCAAGGAGTTATACTTATTGTAATGTTTGCAACTGTTATGGTTCCTGGAGAAGCTATGATAATTGGTCAGTACATTTACATAGTTCAACTAGGATTAAAAAATACTTTTTGATCATTAGTTGTTCCATTTATCTCAAATGTATTTTCTATTTATCTTATGGCAAATGCTTTTTCAAATGTAGGAAGAAGTGTTAAGTCTGCTGCAAAAGTAGATGGCTTATCAACATTTAAATACTTTTGAAAAGTTGCCTTACCATCAGTTAGATCAACAATAGTTACATCATTTATAATATCTTTAATATCATCATGAAATGCTGTTTTATGACCAACTATGGTTTTAGGTTCAAACTCAGAATGAGTTACATTACCAATGTTATTATGAAACTTAATGTCGGTCCAAGGGGGTATTCCTGGAGATCTTTTAGAAAATTATGCAAGAGATCCCCAAAACTTAAAAATGGCTGGAGCAGTTGCTTCTATACTACCAATGATAATTATATTTGTATTTGCAAATAAACTAATTATTAAAGGGATATCTAGAGATAGAGGAGATAAAGGATAA
- a CDS encoding carbohydrate ABC transporter permease: protein MALNVQELFETKNPVSVTETKKKKFFLRKKSSSKNMESKKTDFLYQLIWITPALVFLVVFSYYSIFIVFRNGFNGARRPLLDFQGTVANFDNIFKDPNFIISLRNSLLYSVVVIPTTLLITLTTAKVLSNVLNKRMFSFLQSLFFLPYVTSAMAISMSFAYIFLPEKYGLANTILNSLGLGTVDWTSKKNGIFLVMIFGIWRTMPFQIIMFTATFLRIDPRYYQAASVDGMPKWKQFWKVSIPRAVPMIVYMITTGIIGSFKVFPLGLFGSYEASVAANAQTVVFYIFSKVNPSSAQQSYGKGGAASIVLMAIILVITIINRQISKVLTKKYK from the coding sequence ATGGCATTGAATGTACAAGAACTATTTGAAACCAAGAATCCAGTTTCAGTTACTGAAACTAAAAAGAAAAAGTTTTTTTTAAGAAAAAAGAGCTCAAGTAAAAACATGGAGTCGAAGAAAACGGATTTTCTTTATCAATTGATTTGAATTACACCTGCATTAGTATTTCTAGTTGTGTTTTCTTACTATTCTATATTTATAGTTTTTAGAAATGGATTTAATGGAGCTAGACGTCCCCTACTTGATTTTCAAGGAACAGTTGCAAACTTTGATAACATTTTTAAAGATCCAAACTTTATAATTTCATTAAGAAATTCATTGTTATATTCTGTAGTTGTTATTCCAACAACTTTATTAATAACTTTAACAACAGCAAAAGTTTTATCAAATGTTTTAAACAAAAGAATGTTTTCTTTTCTACAATCATTATTCTTTTTACCCTATGTTACATCAGCAATGGCAATATCAATGTCATTTGCATATATTTTTCTTCCAGAAAAATATGGATTAGCAAATACAATATTAAATAGTTTGGGATTAGGAACAGTTGATTGAACTTCGAAAAAAAATGGTATTTTTTTAGTAATGATTTTTGGAATATGAAGAACAATGCCATTTCAAATAATAATGTTTACAGCTACTTTTTTAAGAATTGATCCTCGTTATTACCAAGCAGCAAGTGTTGATGGTATGCCAAAATGAAAACAATTTTGAAAAGTTTCAATACCTAGAGCAGTACCAATGATTGTTTATATGATAACAACTGGGATTATTGGATCATTTAAAGTTTTCCCACTAGGTTTGTTTGGAAGCTATGAAGCTTCTGTTGCAGCTAATGCACAAACTGTTGTATTCTACATTTTCAGTAAGGTTAATCCTTCCAGTGCTCAACAATCTTATGGTAAGGGCGGAGCTGCATCAATTGTGTTGATGGCTATAATTTTAGTAATAACAATTATAAATAGGCAAATATCAAAAGTTCTAACTAAAAAATATAAATAG